A part of Magnetospirillum sp. ME-1 genomic DNA contains:
- a CDS encoding ROK family protein, whose protein sequence is MSVRIGIDLGGTKTEAIALDRDGRELARQRVPTPKGSYDGTVATIKALVEGLDARLGARGNVGIGIPGTISPLTGLVKNANSTWLIGKPLDRDLEAALGRPVRLANDADCFALSEASDGAGAGFATVFGVILGTGVGGGIVVHGRLLTGPNSIAGEWGHNPLPWPRDDERPGPACYCGRAGCIETFLSGPGLARDHGEGLTAEQVAASDSPSARAALERYEHRLARALAAVINVMDPHVIVLGGGLSKLERLYRNVPALWPQFVFSDHVDTVLRPPVHGDSSGVRGAAWLWPPQ, encoded by the coding sequence GTGAGCGTTCGCATCGGCATCGATCTCGGCGGCACCAAGACCGAAGCCATCGCCCTTGACCGCGACGGGCGGGAATTGGCGCGCCAAAGGGTGCCGACGCCCAAGGGCAGCTACGACGGCACCGTCGCCACCATCAAGGCGCTGGTCGAGGGCCTGGATGCCCGCCTGGGGGCGCGCGGCAACGTCGGCATCGGCATTCCCGGCACCATCAGCCCGCTGACCGGCCTGGTCAAGAACGCCAATTCCACCTGGCTGATTGGCAAGCCGCTGGACCGCGATCTGGAAGCCGCCCTGGGCCGCCCGGTGCGGCTGGCCAACGATGCCGATTGCTTCGCTTTGTCCGAGGCCTCGGACGGAGCGGGCGCCGGCTTCGCCACGGTGTTCGGCGTCATCCTGGGCACGGGGGTGGGCGGCGGCATCGTCGTTCACGGCCGCCTGCTGACCGGCCCCAATTCCATCGCCGGGGAATGGGGCCACAATCCCCTGCCCTGGCCCCGGGACGACGAGCGTCCCGGTCCCGCCTGCTATTGCGGCCGCGCCGGCTGCATCGAGACCTTCCTGTCGGGCCCCGGCCTGGCCCGCGACCATGGCGAAGGCCTGACCGCCGAACAGGTGGCCGCGTCGGACAGCCCCTCCGCCCGGGCGGCGCTGGAGCGCTACGAGCACCGCCTGGCCCGTGCCCTGGCCGCCGTGATCAATGTCATGGATCCGCACGTCATCGTGCTGGGCGGCGGCCTGTCCAAACTGGAGCGCCTGTACCGCAATGTGCCCGCCCTGTGGCCGCAATTCGTCTTCTCGGACCATGTGGACACCGTGTTGCGCCCGCCGGTACATGGCGATTCTTCTGGCGTCCGCGGCGCCGCCTGGCTATGGCCGCCCCAGTAG
- the gatB gene encoding Asp-tRNA(Asn)/Glu-tRNA(Gln) amidotransferase subunit GatB, which yields MAYIIQGDTGDWEIVIGLEVHAQVISKAKLFSGAATEFGAEPNTQVSFVDAGFPGMLPVINGTCVEQAVRTGLGLKAKINLTSVFARKNYFYADLPQGYQISQYDQPIVGEGELILDLPDGGTRTVGIERLHLEQDAGKSIHDMHPSKSFIDLNRSGVALMEIVSKPDLRSPEEAGLYLTKLRSILRYLGTCDGNMQEGSMRCDANVSVRPVGSTELRTRCEIKNVNSIRFVQQAIEYEARRHIDVYESGGEIRQETRLFDSAKGETRSMRSKEHAHDYRYFPDPDLLPLVIEQSFVDGIKAGLPELPDEKKARFMAEYGLNSYDAGVLVAEKASAEFFETVAKGRDSKMACNWVMGDFFASLNATGKTIEDPPVTAANLGALIDLIKDGTLSGRLAKDVFALMVETGKPPAVIVEEKGLRQVTDTGAIEAAVDAVISANADKVAQVKDGKTALLGWFTGQVMKATQGKANPAMVNEMLSKKILG from the coding sequence ATGGCTTACATCATTCAGGGCGACACCGGCGATTGGGAGATCGTCATCGGTCTCGAGGTTCACGCCCAGGTCATCTCCAAGGCCAAGCTGTTTTCCGGCGCCGCCACCGAATTCGGCGCCGAGCCCAACACCCAGGTGAGCTTCGTCGATGCCGGCTTCCCCGGCATGCTGCCGGTGATCAACGGCACTTGCGTCGAGCAGGCGGTGCGCACCGGCTTAGGGCTCAAGGCCAAGATCAACCTGACATCCGTGTTCGCGCGCAAGAACTACTTCTACGCCGATTTGCCCCAGGGCTATCAGATCAGCCAGTACGACCAGCCCATCGTCGGCGAGGGCGAGCTGATCCTCGATCTCCCCGACGGCGGCACCCGCACGGTGGGCATCGAGCGCCTGCATCTCGAGCAGGACGCCGGCAAGTCCATCCACGACATGCACCCCTCAAAGTCGTTCATCGACCTCAACCGCTCGGGCGTGGCGCTGATGGAGATCGTCTCCAAGCCCGATCTGCGCAGCCCGGAAGAAGCCGGTCTGTATCTCACCAAGCTGCGCTCGATCCTCAGGTATCTCGGCACCTGCGACGGCAACATGCAGGAAGGCAGCATGCGCTGCGACGCCAACGTCTCGGTGCGCCCGGTGGGGTCCACCGAGCTGCGCACCCGCTGCGAGATCAAGAACGTCAACTCCATCCGCTTCGTCCAGCAGGCCATCGAGTACGAGGCGAGGCGACACATCGACGTCTACGAATCGGGCGGCGAGATCAGGCAGGAAACCCGCCTGTTCGATTCGGCCAAGGGCGAGACGCGCTCCATGCGCTCCAAGGAGCACGCCCACGACTACCGCTACTTCCCCGATCCCGACCTGCTGCCCCTGGTGATCGAGCAGTCCTTCGTCGACGGCATCAAGGCCGGCCTGCCGGAACTGCCCGACGAGAAGAAGGCCCGCTTCATGGCGGAATACGGCCTCAACTCCTATGACGCCGGCGTGCTGGTGGCGGAGAAGGCCTCGGCCGAGTTCTTCGAGACGGTGGCCAAGGGCCGCGATTCCAAGATGGCCTGCAACTGGGTGATGGGCGACTTCTTCGCCAGCCTCAACGCCACGGGCAAGACCATCGAGGACCCGCCGGTGACGGCGGCCAATCTGGGGGCGCTCATCGACCTGATCAAGGACGGCACCCTGTCGGGCCGCCTGGCCAAGGACGTCTTCGCCCTGATGGTGGAAACCGGCAAGCCCCCGGCGGTGATCGTCGAGGAAAAGGGCCTTCGCCAAGTCACCGACACCGGCGCCATCGAGGCGGCGGTGGACGCGGTGATCAGCGCCAACGCCGACAAGGTCGCCCAGGTCAAGGACGGCAAGACCGCCCTGCTCGGCTGGTTCACCGGCCAGGTGATGAAGGCGACCCAGGGCAAGGCCAACCCGGCCATGGTCAACGAGATGCTGTCCAAGAAGATCCTGGGCTAG
- a CDS encoding HepT-like ribonuclease domain-containing protein, translating into MTRDFVDYLADMLAYAEKARNFVGTMTPGELSADERTYLATVRAIEIVGEAARHVPAEFRDRFPAIPWRQIIAMRNILAHNYEGADPKIIHRTATANLSELIALLPEAIAAAKDE; encoded by the coding sequence GTGACCCGCGACTTCGTGGATTATCTCGCCGACATGCTGGCCTATGCCGAAAAGGCCCGGAACTTCGTCGGGACCATGACGCCCGGCGAGTTGTCGGCGGACGAGAGAACCTACCTGGCCACCGTCCGCGCCATCGAGATCGTGGGGGAAGCCGCACGTCATGTTCCGGCGGAATTCCGGGATCGCTTTCCCGCCATTCCCTGGCGGCAAATAATCGCCATGCGCAACATCCTCGCCCACAATTACGAAGGCGCGGATCCCAAGATCATCCATCGCACCGCCACGGCCAATCTGTCGGAGCTGATCGCCCTGTTGCCCGAAGCCATTGCCGCGGCCAAGGATGAGTAG
- a CDS encoding MarR family winged helix-turn-helix transcriptional regulator — MDETATSETGAADDQLLPLRVWLALFGSVKQIEAVVRTNLRESFGSTLPRFDLLSQLYRSPGGLTMGEISARLMVTNGNVTGLIARLVEEGLVDRLQDSDDRRVQWVRLTPKGDKLFSSMAPANQAWVTEAMSAMSDDELRQLHALLTKLKASAVRT, encoded by the coding sequence ATGGACGAAACCGCCACCAGCGAGACCGGCGCCGCCGACGACCAGCTCCTGCCCTTGCGGGTCTGGCTGGCCCTGTTCGGCTCGGTCAAGCAGATCGAGGCGGTGGTGCGCACCAACTTGCGGGAATCCTTCGGCTCGACCCTGCCGCGCTTCGATCTTCTGTCCCAGCTCTACCGCTCGCCGGGCGGGCTGACCATGGGGGAGATCTCGGCCCGGCTGATGGTGACCAACGGCAACGTCACCGGCCTGATCGCCCGGCTGGTGGAGGAAGGGCTGGTGGACCGCCTGCAGGATTCCGACGATCGCCGCGTCCAGTGGGTGCGCCTGACGCCCAAGGGCGACAAGCTGTTCTCCAGCATGGCGCCCGCCAACCAGGCCTGGGTGACCGAGGCCATGTCGGCCATGAGCGACGACGAGTTGCGTCAGTTGCACGCCCTGCTCACCAAGCTGAAGGCCTCGGCGGTTAGAACGTAG
- a CDS encoding citrate transporter translates to MTLFGIPLEFVLFAATLLGVALLHNHTLYVGLAGLGTISLYKIAVTGFKTGPGVAGFMAHLGHEWVTVANLFCLLMGFALLARHFEKSHVPVVLPKYLPDDWKGGFVMLVMVFVISSFLDNIAAALIGGAMAHQLFRARVHVGFLAAIVAASNAGGSGSVVGDTTTTMLWISGVHPGQVFEAYVAAGVSLLIVGVIGAKQQHAYSPILKASHAHTHVDWGRVGIVAVMLGAAIMANVAVNLSAPQMADQFPFIGAAVWIAVVATMSVRRPDWEIMPETAKGSIFLLSLVLCASMMPVEQLPPASAFTALQLGFVSAVFDNIPLTALAIKQGGYDWGYLAYAVGFGGSMIWFGSSAGVALSNMYPEAKSVAQWLKQGWHVTLAYVVGFAVMAALVPWRPDGLP, encoded by the coding sequence ATGACGCTTTTCGGCATTCCCCTCGAATTCGTGCTGTTCGCGGCGACCCTGCTGGGGGTGGCGCTGCTGCACAACCACACCCTGTATGTGGGCCTCGCCGGGCTGGGGACCATCTCGCTCTACAAGATCGCCGTCACCGGCTTCAAGACCGGGCCGGGAGTGGCGGGGTTCATGGCCCATCTCGGCCATGAATGGGTGACCGTCGCCAACCTGTTCTGCCTGCTGATGGGCTTCGCCCTGCTGGCGCGCCATTTCGAGAAGAGCCACGTCCCCGTGGTGTTGCCCAAATACCTGCCCGACGACTGGAAGGGCGGCTTCGTCATGCTGGTGATGGTGTTCGTCATCTCCAGCTTCCTCGACAACATCGCCGCCGCCCTGATCGGCGGGGCCATGGCCCACCAGCTGTTCCGCGCCAGGGTGCATGTGGGCTTCCTGGCCGCCATCGTCGCCGCCTCCAATGCCGGCGGCTCGGGCTCGGTGGTGGGGGACACCACCACCACCATGCTGTGGATCTCCGGCGTCCATCCGGGACAGGTGTTCGAGGCCTATGTGGCGGCGGGCGTCTCGCTGCTGATCGTCGGCGTGATCGGCGCCAAGCAGCAGCACGCCTACTCCCCCATCCTCAAGGCCAGCCACGCCCACACCCATGTGGACTGGGGCCGGGTGGGCATCGTGGCGGTGATGCTGGGCGCCGCCATCATGGCCAATGTGGCCGTCAACCTGTCGGCGCCGCAGATGGCCGACCAGTTCCCCTTCATCGGCGCCGCCGTGTGGATCGCCGTGGTGGCGACCATGAGCGTGCGCCGCCCCGACTGGGAAATCATGCCCGAGACCGCCAAGGGCTCCATATTCCTGCTGTCGCTGGTGCTGTGCGCCTCCATGATGCCGGTGGAGCAGCTGCCCCCCGCCTCGGCCTTCACGGCGCTGCAATTGGGCTTCGTCTCGGCGGTGTTCGACAACATTCCGCTGACCGCGCTGGCCATCAAGCAGGGCGGCTACGACTGGGGCTACCTGGCCTATGCCGTGGGCTTCGGCGGCTCGATGATCTGGTTCGGCTCGTCGGCGGGCGTGGCGCTGTCCAACATGTACCCGGAAGCCAAGTCGGTGGCGCAGTGGCTGAAGCAAGGCTGGCACGTGACGCTGGCCTATGTGGTCGGCTTCGCGGTGATGGCGGCCCTGGTGCCCTGGCGTCCCGATGGTCTGCCGTGA
- a CDS encoding nucleotidyltransferase family protein codes for MRRLDDILEQLRAMQADLYRRYPIRSIGVFGSYVRGEQRDDSDLDVLVEFGDTAGLFEYAGLQLELSDALGMPVDVVNRAALKPRIGQSILAEVRML; via the coding sequence ATGCGCCGGCTCGACGACATCCTGGAGCAACTCCGCGCCATGCAGGCGGATTTGTACCGCCGCTACCCGATCCGCTCCATCGGGGTCTTCGGCTCGTACGTGCGCGGCGAACAGAGGGATGACAGCGATCTCGACGTGTTGGTCGAGTTCGGGGATACCGCCGGGCTGTTCGAATACGCCGGCCTGCAGCTCGAACTCAGCGACGCGCTCGGGATGCCGGTGGACGTGGTGAACAGGGCGGCCCTCAAGCCCCGCATCGGCCAAAGCATCCTGGCCGAGGTGCGAATGCTGTGA
- a CDS encoding class I SAM-dependent methyltransferase, with the protein MSRDIFNQAAGLIKAGRFDGALKLLAPLPEGMAGLDALLGAARLGRKESRAAILHLTRALAEIPGDARLTLLLGKAHLLANDPAAAIARFESLPLSPDRDEALAGAYRRDARFDDCLRLVEAADAPTDQMLYERAMSLNGLGRAEAALEAWDRLIARAPDLAAAWYGSHGPALDLRGWDEAERRLIRAAACPKANGRYEALGAAYDALAGTKPRLFGPKHAHVVDSAAALFPHLAPGWRLFGMSAALLAWALDQARKPGLVLEFGVRRGASLAVLAQHAGQEVHGFDSFEGLPEGWGATRAGVLTTGGALPNVGDNARLHPGWFEDTLPAFLADHPGPVRFANIDSDIYSSARTVLNALSGRIEAGSVLVFDEFIGNRTWKEDEYRAFTEFAAAHDVAWRVIAVNPACKQAAILIG; encoded by the coding sequence GTGAGCCGCGACATCTTCAATCAGGCCGCCGGGCTGATCAAGGCCGGACGCTTCGACGGGGCGCTGAAGCTGCTGGCGCCGCTGCCCGAGGGCATGGCGGGCCTCGACGCCCTGCTGGGCGCCGCCCGCCTGGGCCGCAAGGAATCGCGGGCGGCGATCCTCCACCTGACCCGCGCCCTGGCGGAAATACCCGGTGACGCGCGGCTGACGCTGCTGCTAGGCAAGGCCCATTTGCTGGCCAACGATCCCGCCGCCGCCATCGCCCGGTTCGAGTCCCTGCCCCTTAGCCCCGACAGGGACGAGGCGCTGGCCGGCGCCTATCGCCGCGATGCCCGCTTTGATGACTGCCTGAGGCTGGTGGAGGCCGCCGACGCCCCCACCGACCAGATGCTGTACGAGCGCGCCATGAGCCTGAACGGCCTGGGACGGGCCGAAGCCGCGCTGGAGGCCTGGGACCGCCTGATCGCCCGCGCTCCCGATCTGGCGGCCGCGTGGTATGGCAGCCACGGGCCGGCGCTGGACCTGCGGGGCTGGGACGAGGCCGAGCGGCGGCTGATACGGGCCGCCGCCTGCCCCAAGGCCAACGGCCGCTACGAGGCATTGGGCGCCGCCTATGACGCACTGGCCGGGACCAAGCCGCGGCTGTTCGGCCCCAAGCATGCCCATGTGGTGGACTCGGCCGCCGCCCTTTTCCCCCATCTGGCCCCGGGCTGGCGGCTGTTCGGCATGAGCGCCGCCCTGCTGGCCTGGGCGCTGGATCAGGCGCGAAAGCCCGGACTGGTGCTGGAATTCGGCGTGCGAAGGGGGGCGTCGCTGGCGGTGCTGGCCCAGCATGCCGGCCAGGAGGTCCACGGCTTCGATTCCTTCGAAGGCCTGCCCGAGGGCTGGGGCGCTACCCGGGCCGGGGTGCTGACCACCGGCGGCGCCCTGCCCAATGTCGGCGACAACGCCCGACTGCATCCCGGCTGGTTCGAAGACACCCTGCCCGCCTTCCTGGCCGACCATCCCGGCCCGGTCCGCTTCGCCAATATCGACAGCGACATCTATTCCTCGGCCCGCACCGTGCTGAATGCCCTTTCCGGCCGCATCGAAGCGGGCAGCGTGCTGGTCTTCGACGAGTTCATCGGCAACCGCACCTGGAAGGAGGACGAATACCGCGCCTTCACCGAATTCGCCGCCGCCCATGACGTCGCCTGGCGAGTGATCGCCGTCAATCCCGCCTGCAAGCAGGCGGCCATCCTGATCGGCTGA
- a CDS encoding benzoate-CoA ligase family protein encodes MAESLGRSAHLDSFARDGLPPRELWPVMDPALPPLCDYPDDLNIGTVLLDETVTAGRGERTAVLYRDRVWSYADLLDRANRIANVLTRRMGLVPGNRVLLRGPNTPMLLAAWFAVVKAGGVCVATMPLLRGRELAYIAAKAQVSHALCDIRFAEELEAARAETPGLVHLMHFSALGEESESLDRAMAEAPSSHADVATSALDVALIAFTSGTTGPAKATMHVHRDLLAVCDCFPRHVAGVREDDRFCGSPPLAFTFGLGALALFPLRVGASVVLVESFTPETMLKTIQDYRVTGLYTAPTAYRAMAALALDWDLTSLRMCVSAGEHLPLATSNLWHRMTGIRIIDGIGSTELLHIFISAAGDDIRPGSTGRAIFGYEARIVDAAGQPVPPGTPGRLAVRGPTGCRYLNDPERQRKYVDDGWNLTGDVYTMDEDGYFWYQARSDDMIVSAGYNISGPEVEGVLMEHPKVLECAVVGLADEERGQVVSAFVVLKDPSDGGEALIQDLQSFVKNRIAPYKYPRRVKFVHSLPRTPTGKLQRFALRDL; translated from the coding sequence ATGGCGGAATCCCTTGGCCGTTCGGCCCATCTGGACAGCTTTGCCCGTGACGGGTTGCCGCCCCGCGAGCTGTGGCCGGTCATGGACCCGGCGCTGCCGCCCCTTTGCGATTATCCCGACGACCTCAACATCGGCACGGTCTTGCTGGACGAGACGGTGACGGCGGGGCGGGGCGAGCGGACGGCGGTTCTCTACCGCGACCGGGTGTGGAGCTATGCCGACCTTCTGGACAGGGCCAACCGTATCGCCAACGTCCTGACCCGGCGCATGGGGCTGGTTCCCGGCAACCGGGTGCTGCTGCGCGGCCCCAACACGCCCATGCTTCTGGCCGCCTGGTTCGCGGTGGTCAAGGCGGGCGGCGTCTGCGTCGCCACCATGCCCTTGCTGCGCGGCCGCGAGCTGGCCTATATCGCCGCCAAGGCCCAGGTCAGCCATGCCCTGTGCGACATCCGCTTCGCCGAGGAGCTGGAGGCGGCGCGGGCCGAAACTCCCGGTCTCGTCCACCTGATGCATTTCAGCGCGCTGGGCGAGGAGAGCGAGAGCCTGGACCGGGCCATGGCGGAGGCGCCGTCAAGCCATGCCGACGTGGCGACCTCGGCTCTCGACGTGGCGCTGATCGCCTTCACCTCGGGCACCACCGGCCCGGCCAAGGCCACCATGCATGTGCATCGCGACCTGCTGGCGGTGTGCGACTGCTTCCCCCGCCATGTGGCCGGGGTGAGAGAGGACGACCGCTTCTGCGGCTCGCCGCCGCTGGCCTTCACCTTCGGGCTGGGGGCGCTGGCCCTGTTTCCCTTGCGGGTGGGCGCCTCGGTGGTGCTGGTGGAAAGCTTCACGCCCGAGACCATGCTGAAGACCATCCAGGACTACCGGGTGACCGGGCTTTACACCGCGCCCACCGCCTATCGCGCCATGGCCGCCCTGGCGCTCGATTGGGACCTCACGTCGCTGCGGATGTGCGTGTCGGCGGGCGAGCATCTGCCGCTGGCCACCTCCAACCTCTGGCATCGGATGACGGGCATCCGCATCATCGACGGCATCGGCAGCACCGAATTGCTGCACATCTTCATCTCGGCGGCGGGCGACGATATCCGGCCGGGTTCCACCGGCCGGGCCATCTTCGGCTACGAGGCGCGCATCGTCGACGCGGCGGGCCAGCCGGTGCCGCCCGGCACGCCGGGCCGCCTGGCGGTGCGCGGCCCCACGGGATGCCGCTACCTGAATGATCCCGAGCGCCAGCGCAAATACGTGGACGACGGCTGGAACCTGACCGGCGACGTCTACACCATGGATGAGGACGGCTATTTCTGGTACCAGGCCCGCTCCGACGACATGATCGTGTCGGCCGGCTACAACATCTCGGGGCCCGAGGTGGAAGGCGTGCTGATGGAGCATCCCAAGGTGCTGGAATGCGCCGTGGTCGGCCTCGCCGACGAAGAGCGCGGCCAGGTGGTCTCGGCCTTCGTGGTGCTGAAGGACCCTTCCGACGGCGGCGAGGCGCTGATTCAGGACCTGCAGTCCTTCGTCAAGAACCGGATCGCGCCCTACAAGTATCCCCGGCGGGTGAAGTTCGTCCATTCCCTGCCGCGCACTCCGACGGGCAAGCTGCAGCGTTTCGCGCTTCGGGATCTGTGA
- a CDS encoding bifunctional salicylyl-CoA 5-hydroxylase/oxidoreductase has translation MKIACIGGGPASLYFSILMKKQRPTATIRVLERNPADVTWGFGVVFSDATMANFAEADPQTYRQITEAFAHWDDIETHYRGHVLVSRGHGFAGLSRLRLLRILEARALELGVEVVHDANVSDIDAYRDWDLVVAGDGINSIVRDRHKEHFGPDIDLRPNKFIWLGTTRPFGAFTFFFRENEHGLFRSHCYQFENGRSTFIIECTEDTWRKAGLDRADEAQSVAYCQRLYAEELQGHPLISNNSIWRSFPRVRNRRWHHGNVVLMGDALHTAHFSIGSGTKLAMEDGIALAAALAANPTVDAALEAFEADRRPVVESLQRASQTSMEWFEQTERYHGRLDPIQFNFSMLTRSLRITYDNLRLRDPQYVDGIERWFAAQAAEQAGTVPPDRPTPPMFTPFRLRGMTLANRVVVSPMCMYSAEDGTIGDFHLVHLGSRAMGGAGLVIAEMTDVSPEGRITPGCAGLYRPEHVAAWKRVCDFVHANTQARIAVQLGHAGRKGSTKLIWEGIDQPLEEGNWPVMGPSPIPYRRINQTPRAMDRADMDKVVADFVRAARLADEAGFDMVEVHFAHGYLLSTFLSPLTNRRTDEYGGSLENRMRFPLEVFTAVRAVWPADKPISVRISATDWADGGFTPQDGVEVARRLKDLGCDIIDVSAGQVVAEQQPVYGRLFQTPFADRIRLEAGIPTMTVGNVQSHADVNTILAAGRADLCVLARTHLYDPYWTRHAAAEQGYAMPWPKQYASIDGFVPRSG, from the coding sequence ATGAAGATAGCCTGTATCGGCGGTGGTCCGGCGTCCCTGTATTTCTCCATCCTGATGAAGAAGCAGCGCCCCACGGCGACCATCCGGGTGCTGGAGCGCAATCCCGCCGACGTCACCTGGGGCTTCGGGGTGGTGTTCTCCGACGCCACCATGGCCAATTTCGCCGAGGCCGATCCACAGACATACCGCCAGATCACCGAGGCCTTCGCCCATTGGGACGACATCGAGACCCATTACCGGGGGCATGTCCTGGTGTCGCGCGGCCACGGCTTCGCCGGTCTGTCGCGCCTTCGGCTTTTGCGGATTCTCGAGGCGCGGGCCCTGGAACTGGGCGTCGAGGTGGTCCACGATGCCAATGTCAGCGACATAGACGCCTACCGCGACTGGGACCTGGTGGTGGCCGGCGACGGCATCAACAGCATCGTGCGCGACCGCCACAAGGAGCATTTCGGCCCCGACATCGACCTGCGGCCCAACAAGTTCATCTGGCTGGGCACCACCCGGCCGTTCGGGGCCTTCACCTTCTTCTTCCGCGAGAACGAGCACGGGCTGTTTCGCTCCCACTGCTATCAGTTCGAGAACGGGCGATCGACCTTCATCATCGAATGCACCGAGGATACCTGGCGCAAAGCCGGGCTGGACCGGGCGGACGAAGCGCAAAGCGTGGCCTATTGCCAGCGCCTTTACGCCGAAGAACTGCAGGGCCACCCCCTGATCTCCAACAACTCCATCTGGCGCAGCTTTCCCCGGGTGCGGAACCGGCGCTGGCATCACGGCAATGTGGTGCTGATGGGCGATGCGCTGCATACCGCCCATTTCTCCATCGGGTCCGGCACCAAGCTGGCCATGGAGGACGGCATCGCGCTGGCCGCCGCCCTGGCCGCCAATCCCACCGTCGACGCGGCGCTGGAGGCGTTCGAGGCCGATCGCCGCCCGGTGGTGGAAAGCCTGCAGCGCGCCTCGCAGACCAGCATGGAATGGTTCGAGCAGACCGAGCGCTATCACGGCCGGCTTGACCCTATCCAGTTCAACTTCTCCATGCTGACCCGGTCGCTGCGCATCACCTATGACAACCTGCGGCTGCGTGATCCCCAATACGTGGACGGTATCGAACGCTGGTTCGCCGCCCAGGCGGCGGAGCAAGCGGGCACGGTGCCGCCCGACCGTCCCACGCCGCCCATGTTCACGCCGTTCAGGCTGCGGGGCATGACGCTGGCCAACCGGGTGGTGGTGTCGCCCATGTGCATGTATTCCGCCGAGGACGGCACCATCGGCGACTTCCATCTGGTCCATCTGGGCAGCCGCGCCATGGGGGGAGCCGGTCTGGTGATCGCCGAGATGACCGATGTCAGCCCGGAAGGCCGCATCACGCCCGGCTGTGCCGGTCTTTACAGACCTGAGCACGTGGCGGCCTGGAAGCGGGTGTGCGACTTCGTCCACGCCAATACCCAGGCCAGGATCGCCGTGCAGCTGGGCCATGCCGGGCGCAAGGGCTCGACCAAGCTGATCTGGGAGGGCATCGACCAGCCCCTGGAGGAGGGCAACTGGCCGGTAATGGGGCCGTCGCCCATCCCCTATCGCCGGATCAACCAGACGCCCCGGGCCATGGACCGCGCCGACATGGACAAGGTGGTGGCCGATTTCGTTCGTGCCGCCCGCCTGGCCGACGAGGCGGGCTTCGACATGGTCGAGGTCCATTTCGCCCACGGCTATCTGCTGTCCACCTTCCTGTCGCCGCTGACCAACCGCCGCACCGACGAATACGGCGGCTCGTTGGAGAACCGCATGCGCTTCCCGCTGGAGGTGTTTACGGCCGTGCGCGCCGTCTGGCCGGCGGACAAGCCCATCTCGGTGCGCATCTCGGCCACCGATTGGGCCGATGGCGGCTTCACCCCGCAAGACGGGGTGGAGGTGGCGCGCCGCCTCAAGGATTTGGGTTGCGACATCATCGACGTCTCGGCGGGCCAAGTGGTGGCCGAGCAGCAGCCGGTCTATGGCCGCCTGTTCCAGACCCCCTTCGCCGACCGCATCCGGCTGGAAGCCGGCATTCCCACCATGACGGTGGGCAACGTCCAGTCCCACGCCGACGTCAACACCATCCTGGCCGCCGGCCGTGCCGATCTGTGCGTGCTGGCCCGCACCCATCTCTACGACCCCTACTGGACCCGCCACGCGGCGGCCGAGCAGGGCTACGCCATGCCCTGGCCGAAGCAATACGCCTCCATCGACGGCTTCGTGCCCCGGTCGGGTTGA
- a CDS encoding RidA family protein, with product MHKNILPEGWAPAIGYANGILAEPGRTLYLAGQVGWNAQQVFESERLIPQFEQALKNILAVLETAGGRAEHIVRITAFCIARDEYLASRRELGRIWRELIGNHYPAMSMIFVADLLDHPAKIELEATAVIPGA from the coding sequence ATGCACAAGAACATCCTTCCCGAAGGCTGGGCGCCGGCCATCGGCTACGCCAACGGCATCCTGGCCGAGCCGGGCCGCACCCTGTATCTGGCCGGACAGGTGGGCTGGAACGCCCAGCAGGTCTTCGAGAGCGAGCGACTGATCCCTCAGTTCGAACAGGCCCTGAAGAACATCCTGGCCGTGCTGGAAACCGCCGGCGGCCGGGCCGAGCACATCGTGCGCATCACCGCCTTTTGCATCGCCCGCGACGAATACCTGGCATCGCGGCGCGAGCTGGGCCGCATCTGGCGCGAGCTGATCGGCAACCACTACCCGGCCATGAGCATGATCTTCGTGGCCGACCTGCTGGACCACCCGGCCAAGATCGAGCTGGAAGCCACCGCCGTCATCCCCGGCGCCTGA